In Rhizobium sp. N324, a single genomic region encodes these proteins:
- a CDS encoding MYG1 family protein — protein MIPDFLVTHSGGFHADELLSSVILTRLFPQARIVRSRAPEWITPGQDRIIYDVGGAYDPARGIFDHHQRGAPMREDGQPYSSFGLIWKHYGRDYLAASGLPEAHAEAVHGSFDAGFVLPIDLTDNGALSPSGPLAGLTLPALLETLKPVFDEAEPGADDRAFHAALAVARSFVEARIAQSAAKLRAEAMVHRAIEAAGQGRVLELPRGMPFRPAIVKAGADHLLFVVHPREKDWCVTGIRRAEEGFELRADLPAAWAGLANGELEAVCGIGGATFCHNGRFIAAARTREAALAMADLAVKEALSIGV, from the coding sequence ATGATCCCCGACTTCCTCGTCACCCATTCCGGTGGCTTCCATGCCGACGAATTGCTGTCGAGCGTTATCCTGACCCGGCTTTTCCCGCAGGCGCGTATCGTCCGCAGCCGGGCGCCGGAATGGATCACGCCGGGGCAAGACCGCATCATTTACGATGTCGGCGGCGCCTATGACCCTGCTCGCGGCATATTCGATCACCACCAGCGCGGCGCGCCGATGCGCGAGGATGGCCAGCCCTACAGCTCGTTCGGCTTGATCTGGAAGCATTACGGCCGTGATTATCTCGCAGCCTCCGGCCTTCCCGAAGCCCATGCCGAGGCTGTGCATGGCTCTTTCGATGCCGGTTTCGTGCTGCCGATCGATCTGACCGACAATGGCGCGCTCAGCCCCTCAGGGCCGTTGGCGGGCTTGACACTGCCGGCGCTGCTGGAGACCCTGAAACCGGTTTTCGACGAAGCAGAACCCGGGGCCGACGATCGCGCCTTCCACGCAGCACTTGCCGTCGCCCGCAGTTTCGTCGAGGCGAGGATCGCCCAAAGTGCCGCAAAATTGCGGGCCGAGGCGATGGTGCACCGGGCAATCGAAGCTGCAGGGCAGGGGCGTGTTCTGGAGTTGCCGCGGGGAATGCCCTTCCGTCCCGCCATCGTCAAGGCGGGCGCCGATCACCTGCTGTTCGTCGTCCACCCGCGCGAAAAGGATTGGTGCGTGACCGGCATCCGCCGCGCGGAGGAGGGATTCGAGCTCAGGGCCGATCTGCCGGCAGCCTGGGCCGGTCTTGCCAACGGAGAGCTTGAGGCGGTTTGCGGCATCGGAGGTGCGACCTTCTGCCACAACGGTCGCTTCATCGCCGCCGCCAGGACCCGCGAGGCGGCACTTGCCATGGCGGATTTGGCGGTCAAGGAGGCGCTTTCGATCGGGGTGTAA
- a CDS encoding HIT family protein: MEIPQHFHVAETAGWLVNHRVNSALPGYLMIGSKTDTTDLSDLSEKALSEFGPLLARAQSALKRDLNAQRVYIGRYGHMPGYPIHFHIIPIYDWVEELFWKDSRYRLLGNFAEGPGDTTTDGAELTLFVWREFCERAVPPPVRGPSVLEVIALLREVMRFPAS, from the coding sequence TTGGAGATCCCTCAGCACTTTCATGTCGCCGAGACCGCGGGATGGCTTGTGAACCACCGTGTGAACTCAGCCCTTCCCGGCTATCTCATGATCGGCTCCAAGACCGACACGACCGACCTCTCGGATTTGTCCGAAAAGGCGTTGAGCGAATTCGGCCCCTTGCTCGCTAGGGCTCAGAGCGCCCTGAAACGAGACTTGAATGCTCAGCGCGTCTATATCGGCCGATACGGGCACATGCCCGGTTATCCGATCCATTTTCATATCATCCCGATATATGACTGGGTGGAGGAGTTGTTCTGGAAGGACAGCCGATATCGCCTGCTCGGGAATTTCGCAGAAGGACCGGGAGACACCACAACGGACGGGGCGGAACTGACGCTGTTCGTCTGGCGCGAATTCTGTGAACGCGCAGTACCGCCACCGGTCAGAGGGCCGTCGGTCCTAGAGGTCATTGCATTGTTGCGGGAGGTGATGCGGTTTCCGGCATCTTAG
- a CDS encoding ABC transporter ATP-binding protein — protein MSITIDAVSFAAGDTVIVNGVSLTVEKGKVLGLLGPNGSGKSSLLRLICRLRKVRSGVIRLGEDDIASLSRAALARRIAFVEQQSTTETQLTARDVVRLGRTPHRGLVSPWGAEDDAAVDEALLRVDMRERAGQLWQTLSGGERQRVHIARSLAQAPGELLLDEPTNHLDIQHQLDILRLISKLGITCIVALHDLNLAAMFCDSLAVLQKGEVVAAGAPEEVLTEDMIGRVFGVRAHVQKSAVHGRHHIQYVLD, from the coding sequence ATGAGCATTACGATCGACGCGGTGAGTTTTGCCGCCGGCGACACGGTCATCGTCAACGGCGTCAGCTTGACGGTCGAAAAGGGCAAGGTGCTCGGCCTGCTGGGACCGAACGGCTCCGGCAAATCGAGCCTGCTCAGGCTGATCTGCCGGCTGCGCAAGGTCCGCAGCGGCGTCATCCGGCTGGGCGAAGACGATATCGCTTCGCTGTCGCGTGCCGCCCTTGCACGGCGCATCGCCTTCGTCGAGCAGCAGTCGACGACCGAGACGCAGCTGACCGCGCGCGACGTGGTGCGGCTCGGCCGCACGCCGCATCGCGGGCTGGTGTCGCCCTGGGGCGCGGAGGACGATGCCGCCGTCGACGAGGCCTTGTTACGGGTCGACATGCGGGAGCGGGCGGGCCAGCTCTGGCAGACACTGTCCGGCGGCGAGCGCCAGCGTGTCCATATTGCGCGGTCGCTGGCACAGGCGCCGGGCGAGTTGCTGCTCGACGAGCCGACCAATCATCTCGATATCCAGCACCAGCTCGACATTCTCCGGCTGATCTCGAAGCTCGGCATCACCTGCATCGTCGCGCTGCACGATCTCAACCTGGCGGCAATGTTCTGCGATAGTCTGGCGGTGCTTCAGAAGGGCGAGGTCGTCGCCGCGGGCGCGCCGGAGGAGGTGCTGACAGAGGATATGATCGGCAGGGTTTTCGGCGTTCGCGCCCATGTCCAGAAATCGGCCGTGCATGGGCGGCACCATATCCAATACGTGTTGGATTGA